A region of the Siniperca chuatsi isolate FFG_IHB_CAS linkage group LG23, ASM2008510v1, whole genome shotgun sequence genome:
GAACTAGTTGATGCAGTAGTGATAATAACAGTATTGTGTGTGAGCAGTACTGATATGTTgtgtattatttgtgttttagtgCAAAATTActtctttaataaaaataactcAATCAGAAGTAGTGGAGGTAATCGTTGTTGCAATAGTAGTAACATTAGAATTAGTAGTACCAGTATTAGTAACAGTGGTATCAGTATTAGTTACAGCAGCAGTAGAATTGGTAGAATTAGTAGTAATATTTTTCtggtatttatttaaatcacaatatggcaaatgtatgcaaaataacACAAGATCAAATTCTTCAGCTTGCTtggaatcattcatttggacaaGTAAATTTGTAGAGCAATAACAAAAGATCATATCATTAACACATGATTCCACTAAAAGTTGATACACTATTATATGTAATCATCGGTCAGCCTTACATGGAACCAGATTGTGATACCAAACAGTTAAacatcctctctgtctctctcttggtGGGGGGGCTGACTGAAGACAGACCTGAAGTGTCCTTGGCGGTCTGTGGTTCTGCTCTAAAAGGCCAGCGTTCAAAACCCACCACGTCCTTTAAATCTCTAACACATATCCTGCACTataaagacatgaaaacatCATTGACGACTCGTAGCACTGAAGTGAATGTAGCAGCACACATTAAGgtgttttttattgttacaTATGTGTTACATATGTGCAAAACAGTGCTTCATTCAAAAGCTGGAATAACTAAATAGACAGGGCTGCAAAATACTCATACACAAAAGGTAAGCAAAAATAATGGAATCTGTTTATatacaatttacaaaatataataaactttatataAAAAATGCATATAATCATCTATATTATTTAATTGAAGCTGTGTCCTTAAAGAACAGCTGTTCATatgctccttttttatttttctctagGAACATCAAATTGTCCTTTACATTCACTCGTTGCACATTTGAGGAGTCCTTTATTGCAAAAGTGTCCATTCAATGAGgtagaaatgttttttggttGTCCTCTCCATGAAAAACAAGAGTCACTCAGCTAAGTGCTCGCTCTGCGCTGTGGATGGGATCAGTCCTGCTGCTGTCAAATGGCTGTTCATAAACACTGTTGCTCTGCTCCGATGCCGAGTCCTTGGTGAGACCGTCCTCCTGGTCTGAATCAGCGTCCGGAGCGGCGTATGGATTCTCGTGCAGAGTTATTCCATTAAGTGTCACTGACGGCGAGCCAAAGCCGTAACAGGTCCTTATGAGGCCTCCAGGGAGCTTTCCCAAATGTTCCTGAGCGAGAAAGGTGCGAGAAGAAGTCAGACCAACATACAGACAAAATCTGTTAAAAGTTTGGAAAACTGGTTAACTTATGACCTACCCATGAAGGTGTTGCAGGGGGAAAGACACTCGTGAGGTCTCCCGTAGTCATTggcttcttcctcctccatggATGGTCGGCGGTCACTCTGCTGGTGGGAGGGGCCGTGATGGAGACTGGCATTGGGGAGCTGCATCAGGACAGTGGAGGAGCAGAGGTCAAAATGCTCAGACAGGAAGTAGTCCCTCCTTTTAGAGCTGGACAGGCTGCCGCTGTAGGAGTCAATGCAGACGGGCCTTTGGTCGATGGAACAGcctgaaggggaaaaaaagtaaattattagTTCTTTTAGAAAGTGAGAAATTCCAGAGGTAACGAATGTACTTCAGGAACACCTGGACATAATGTTCTGGATCAACAACAGTCTTGTTGTAGGATAATGATCAAGAGAACATTTTCCATTTGACGGAAACTTTGTACCTGTGAAGACTTCTGATGGGTCAGTGGAATACATGTTGTCTCGCCGAAGCAGTGAGCTTACGGGACCTTGATAATGGCAGAGCAGAGGATCAATGGCTGCCTCCATGTCTGCTTCACTTCCTGTATCCAGCTGACAAAGACCTGTGTGGGTGAAGGAACAGTATCATGTAAGAAAAACGTGATGATGCAGATGGATGCAATtttaagacaaagaagaaaggGCAGATGTTTTACCGTTCATGTCTTTAGGCTGCAGGTAGAAGCCGCTAACGGATGAAGCCATATACTGATGGCTGCTGCCGCTTTCTGATGGGATGTAGCTGTCCTGTTGGTCAGCGAGTGTGCCCTGGGAGGACAGGTAGCTGGGGATGTCAGCAGGCAGGTTTGTCTCATCTGAAGCACAAGGACATCAAGTTATATCatacactttcatttttatAGTTAACAAACTATCATGAAAtgtggaaagaagaagaaaaccagGTACTTTGAAGATCAGCTATACTTATTTGGTACAGGGAACCCTGTTGACCTCAATAATATAAAGGCAAAATTCCATCTATGAAAAGCCATCATGAACCAACCTGTGTTAGTGACGCTGCAGTCCTCATTGCGTCGCCGGGTGTGGTAGATGATGACCACCCAAACCAGTGATGTTCCCACCACGCAGCACACCACAGCTATGATGACGATTCCTACGGTGGTCCACCCATCATCGTCTGATCCTGCCCCGCCCACAAAGCCGACTACCACGCCGCCCTGCACTCCAGAGTCGCAGTTGGGATTTGGAATGACCGCCAACCGAACGTTGCCCCTCTCGGTGCCCAGCGCGTTGGACATCTCACAAGTGTACTTCCCTGCATCAGCCTCAGCAGCGTCAACAATGATGAGGAGCTGGTTGGCAGCTGCGAAGAAGTGGCGCTCAGTCACTACCAGCGGGCTGTCGTCTTTGGTCCAGTTTAGCCTTGGGGGAGGGCTGCCGCCAGCTATGCACTGGAGGACGGCGGTTTCGCCTTTGGCCACAGTGCGATCCATGAGTGGCCGCAAGAAGGAGGGCGTTTCTGTAAGAAGGACCGCAGCAGTAGAATTGGTTAGTGCAACAAGGAACCAACAATGTTAGAGTGATTCATCAATGTATGTTTATCTATCCTTTACACAAGCCTTTGAACCTAAAATGGAAGCTCTAAACATAGTTTCTTGTGACTTTCTGCTCCAACAGTGCTGTTTCTCACCTAGAACAGTTAGTGTAGCATTTGCAGAAATTGCTCCAGCTGTGTTCTGAGCTGTGCAGCTATAAACGCCGATGTCCTCGGTCTTGACGTCCactatgaaaaacacatcatcCTCTGGCATGACGTGCATACGGCGTTCACGGGCAGCAGGAAAGTCGGTGCCTCCGTCTTTCTGCCAGGCGATCTGAGGGGAAGGGTGACCCACGGCGGCACATTCCAGCCTGGCTGTTGCTCCAGCACGGATACTAAGGTCCATTGGCATCTTGGTGAAGGACGGGAGCACTGGACATGAGAAAAATGTGGATAATTTAAGACTTTGACAGTCGACATTTTATGGATGTTGTAGATAGAGACACAAGCCAAACAATTGGTTTCTCTCATCCAAAGCTTACTGTTGACAGTGAGCCTGGCCTTGGTGGAGTAGGACGATCCGAAGTGGTTGGAGATGACGCACTGGTACTTTCCCTCGCTGGAGAACTCCACATTACGTAGCTGCAGGGTGGTCGTATACTCTGTTACCTCCGTCTCGCCTCCCGTGCCTCCCTGCACCCGCAGGTGGGCCTGGTTGTGGATCTCTGCATCGTTCAGGACC
Encoded here:
- the lrig3 gene encoding LOW QUALITY PROTEIN: leucine-rich repeats and immunoglobulin-like domains protein 3 (The sequence of the model RefSeq protein was modified relative to this genomic sequence to represent the inferred CDS: inserted 3 bases in 2 codons) — encoded protein: MCSSTLHRSLARFAVVFLLFLRLQRGSGANTRTCPPPCACSGELLDCSRLRGQIPDTIPEWTVQLDLSHNKLQVLDSTLFSKLQHLSEIKLNHNELEAIPDLGPYASNITTLILANNRITRISVEQLRPFLTLETLDLSNNNIVDLKASSFPALPLKNLFLNNNRISSLETGCFTNLSSSLQVLRLNRNRLSTIPAKIFQLPNLQHLELSRNRVRRVEGLTFHGLHALRSLKMQRNGLSRLMDGAFWGLSNMEVLQLDYNNLTEVSKGWLYGLLTLQQLHLGHNAISRIRPDAWEFCQKLSELNLPSNHLSRLEESSFVGLSLLDELHIGNNRVSFIADGAFRGLSNLQMLDLQNNEISWTIEDMNGPFSALDKLKKLFLQGNQIRSVTKKSFSGLDALQHLDLSNNAIMSVQANAFSQMKNLQELRLNTSSLLCDCQLKWLPVWVAEQTFLPCVNASCAHPQMLKGRSVFAVNQEEFVCDDFPKPQITVQPETQSALKGTNVTFVCSAASSSDSPMTFAWKKDNEVLNDAEIHNQAHLRVQGGTGGETEVTEYTTTLQLRNVEFSSEGKYQCVISNHFGSSYSTKARLTVNMLPSFTKMPMDLSIRAGATARLECAAVGHPSPQIAWQKDGGTDFPAARERRMHVMPEDDVFFIVDVKTEDIGVYSCTAQNTAGAISANATLTVLETPSFLRPLMDRTVAKGETAVLQCIAGGSPPPRLNWTKDDSPLVVTERHFFAAANQLLIIVDAAEADAGKYTCEMSNALGTERGNVRLAVIPNPNCDSGVQGGVVVGFVGGAGSDDDGWTTVGIVIIAVVCCVVGTSLVWVVIIYHTRRRNEDCSVTNTDETNLPADIPSYLSSQGTLADQQDSYIPSESGSSHQYMASSVSGFYLQPKDMNGLCQLDTGSEADMEAAIDPLLCHYQGPVSSLLRRDNMYSTDPSEVFTGCSIDQRPVCIDSYSGSLSSSKRRDYFLSEHFDLCSSTVLMQLPNASLHHGPSHQQSDRRPSMEEEEANDYGRPHECLSPCNTFMGTFGKAPWRPHKDLXYGFGSPSVTLNGITLHENPYAAPDADSDQEDGLTKDSASEQSNSVYEQPFDSSRTDPXPQRRAST